Proteins encoded in a region of the Rutidosis leptorrhynchoides isolate AG116_Rl617_1_P2 chromosome 9, CSIRO_AGI_Rlap_v1, whole genome shotgun sequence genome:
- the LOC139865882 gene encoding external alternative NAD(P)H-ubiquinone oxidoreductase B2, mitochondrial-like: MKGSYYTFYQRASNAFRDHPNLSKILIIGTISGGGLVAYSEVRPFGNHVYADAAQPTIKKKKVVVLGTGWAGTSFLKNLKDPSLDVQVVSPCNYFAFTPLLPSVTVGTVEARSVVEPIRNIVRKKNFDVRFKEAECFKIDTVNKKVHCKSTQTSNLGGKEEFTLDYDYLVIAMGARANTFNTPGVVENAHFLKEVEDALRIRRSIIDCFERASLPSLSEDERRRILHFVVVGGGPTGVEFAAELHDFLHEDLLKLYPDLKKYISITLLEAGAHILNMFDKRITDFAEEKFKRDGINVKTGSMVVKVSDKAISLKEISSGENKDLPYGMVVWSTGIGTRPVIMDFMKQIGQGNRRVMATDEWLRVEGVPNVYALGDCSTINQRRVMEDISAIFSKADKNKTGKLNVEDFTEVINDITERYPQVELHLKSKKLKNFVQLLKSQQDEAAKKSTQLDIEKFKAALSEVDTKMKSLPPTAQVAAQQGEYLAKCFNRMKECEENPEGPIRFRDTGRHRFKPFRYKHLGQFAPLGGEQTAAQLPGDWVSIGHSTQWLWYSVYASKLVSWRTRVLVIGDWGRRFIFGRDSSRI, translated from the exons ATGAAAGGATCTTATTATACTTTTTATCAAAGAGCTTCTAATGCGTTCCGTGATCATCCTAACCTTTCTAAAATTCTCATTATCGGCACCATCAG TGGTGGTGGATTAGTTGCGTATTCTGAAGTTAGGCCATTTGGTAATCATGTTTACGCCGATGCTGCTCAACCTACCATCAAGAAAAAGAAAGTGGTAGTTTTAGGAACAGGTTGGGCAGGCACAAGTTTCCTTAAAAACTTGAAAGATCCCTCGTTAGATGTTCAAGTTGTGTCGCCTTGCAACTACTTTGCGTTCACCCCTTTATTACCAAGCGTTACAGTTGGCACTGTTGAAGCTCGCAGTGTTGTTGAACCCATCCGTAACATAGTCAGGAAG AAAAACTTCGATGTTCGTTTTAAGGAAGCGGAATGTTTTAAGATTGATACAGTGAACAAGAAAGTCCACTGCAAGTCAACACAAACTAGTAATTTAGGTGGGAAAGAAGAGTTCACTTTGGATTATGATTATCTAGTGATAGCTATGGGCGCACGCGCTAATACATTTAACACTCCCGGTGTTGTTGAAAATGCCCATTTCTTGAAG GAAGTAGAAGATGCTTTGAGAATTCGACGAAGTATCATTGACTGTTTCGAAAGAGCAAGTCTTCCAAGTTTAAGCGAGGATGAAAGGAGAAGAATTCTCCATTTCGTGGTGGTCGGTGGTGGGCCCACGGGGGTGGAGTTTGCAGCCGAACTTCATGATTTTCTTCATGAAGATTTACTAAAATTGTATCCTGATCTCAAGAAATATATCAGTATAACACTGCTAGAAGCAGGTGCTCACATATTGAACAT GTTTGACAAAAGAATAACTGATTTTGCTGAAGAAAAATTTAAGAGAGATGGTATCAATGTCAAAACAGGATCAATGGTTGTTAAAGTTTCTGATAAGGCAATATCTCTTAAAGAAATATCTAGTGGTGAAAATAAAGATTTACCATACGGAATGGTTGTTTGGTCAACTGGAATTGGAACTCGTCCGGTTATTATGGATTTCATGAAGCAAATTGGACAG GGAAACAGGCGAGTTATGGCAACCGATGAATGGCTTAGAGTTGAAGGAGTGCCGAATGTATATGCTCTTGGTGATTGTTCGACTATTAATCAACGTAGAGTAATG GAAGATATATCGGCAATTTTTAGTAAGGCGGACAAGAACAAGACTGGAAAGCTGAATGTTGAAGATTTTACTGaagtaattaacgatattacggagaGGTATCCGCAAGTGGAGCTCCACTTGAAGAGTAAAAAACTGAAGAATTTTGTCCAACTGCTGAAAAGTCAACAAGATGAAGCTGCAAAAAAGTCAACTCAATTGGATATTGAGAAGTTTAAAGCAGCACTTTCTGAAGTAGATACTAAAATGAAAAGTCTTCCTCCAACTGCACAG GTGGCGGCTCAGCAAGGTGAATATCTGGCCAAATGCTTTAACAGGATGAAGGAGTGTGAAGAGAATCCTGAAGGTCCGATTAGATTTAGAGATACTGGTCGCCATCGTTTCAAACCATTCAG GTACAAGCATTTAGGCCAGTTTGCGCCGTTGGGTGGTGAACAAACCGCAGCACAACTGCCTGGCGATTGGGTTTCAATCGGTCACAGTACACAGTGGCTTTGGTACTCTGTGTATGCAAG CAAGTTAGTGAGCTGGCGCACAAGGGTGTTGGTGATAGGTGACTGGGGACGGAGGTTTATTTTTGGAAGAGACTCGAGCAGAATCTAA